A window of Phenylobacterium sp. NIBR 498073 genomic DNA:
CCGGTCTTCCTGCCCCTGACCTTTGACGTCCCTGGACCGGACGGCGCGCCCTACGAGGTGCTGGCGCCGATCGCCCCGCTCGCGGCCCGCGCCGCCGGCCTCGGTCAGGTCAATGTCGACTTCGACAGCGACGGCGTCATCCGCCGCACCTACATGGTCGAGCGCGACGGCGCGCGGGCCTGGCCGCACCTGATGGCCTTCATGCAGGCCGCCGCCGAGGGGACCCCTCGACCGGCCAGCGCCGGCGCCGCGGCCGGCCCAGCCCGCGCGCCGTTGCTTCGCGAAGCGCCGCTGCTGGTCTCGTTCGCCGGCCCGCCCGGTCACTTCCGGACCGTCTCCTTCGTCGACGTCGTCAACGGCGCGACCCCCGCCGAATTCCTGCGCGACAAGCTCGTCCTGGTCGGCGCCACCGCCGACGGGCTGGGCGACCGCTACGCCACCCCGCTCTCGCACCGCACCGAGATCATGTCGGGCATCGAGCTGCAGGCCAACCTGCTCGACACCCTGCTGACCGGACGCGCCATCGCGCCGGCCGGGCCCGGCCGACTGCTGGCCTTCTCGCTGGCCCCGCTGGTCCTGGCCCTGGCCGGGTTCCTGCTGCTGCGGCCGCGCGCCAACCTGCTGCTCGGCGGCGCATTGGTGGCCGCGACCATCGTCGCCAGCGCCGTGCTGTTGCTGCAGGCGCAGGTCTGGGCGCCGCCCACCGCCGCCCTGGCCGGGCTGATCCTGGTCTACCCGCTATGGAGCTGGCGGCGGCTCGAGGCGACCAGCGCCTACATGCTGCAGGAGCTGCGCGCCTTCTCGCAGGAGCCTGACCTGCTCTCGGCCCTGGCCCAGCGCCGCGGCGGCCCGCCCACCGACGTCATCGACCGCCAGGTGGCGCTGATGCACGCGGCTATCGACCGAGCCCGCGACCTGCGCCGCCAGGTGCTCGACGCCCTGCAGGGCCTGCCCGACGCAACCCTGGTCACCGATCTGGCTGGCCAGGTGCTGATCGCCAACCGCGAGGCCGAGGCCCTGTTCGGCGACGACCCGGCGGGCCGTCCGGTGGCCGAACTGATCGCCAGCCTCTCGCCCGAAGCCGGGGCCCTCGACTTGGCGAGCCAGGCCGCCGACGCCGAGCTCACCATCCCCGACGGTCGCAGCTTCGCAATCCGCCGCACCCCGCTCAGCGAGGCCGGCGGCGATCAGGTCGGCTGGATCATCCGCTTCACGGACGTCACCGCCCTCAAGGACGCCGGCCGCCAGCGCGAGCACATCCTCGAACTGCTGACCCACGACATGCGCTCGCCGCAGGTCTCGATCCTCACCCTGCTCGGCAGCTCCGAGGCCAAGGCCGCCGTCGCCGCCCCGGTCGCCGACCGCATCGCCGGCTACGCGCGGCGCACCCTGTCCCTGGCCGACAACTTCGTGAACCTCGCCCGCGCCGAGGCCGACGCCTACGCCGCCGAGGTGCTCGATCTCGGCGAGGTCCTGCTCGACGCGGTCGACGACCTCTGGCCGCAGTCCTCGGCCCGCCAGATCGCGGTCGTCGCCGCCGAGACCGACGGTGAAGTGCTGGTCGAGGGCGACCGCGCCCTGCTGACCCGCGCCCTCATCAACCTGGTCGACAACGCCATCAAATATTCACCGGCCGGCGGGCGGGTGGACTGCGCGGTGCGGATCGAGGACGGGCAGGCGGTCTGCACCGTCGCCGACCAGGGCGAGGGCATGAGCCCGGCCCAGCTGGCCAACCTGTTCAAGCGCTTCCATCGGGTCCGTCCCAAGGGCGGCGAGCGGATCGACGGCGTCGGCCTCGGCCTCTCCTTCGTCCATGCGGTGGTCCAGCGGCACGGCGGGCGCATCGACTGCGCCAGCACGCTGGGCCAGGGCGCCAGCTTCACGGTGCGCCTGCCGCTGGCCAGCGCCTAGATCAGGAGCTCGGCGCGAGCCGCCCCGCCACCGCCGCGTTGAGGCCGGCCTCGGCCTCGCCGCAATCGGGCGCGCGCCCCATGGCGCTGGCGCGCACGCGATAAGCCTCCGCCCCGCTCGCCGCCTCCAGGACCCGCGCGGTCAGGGTGCAGAGCTGGCGGCTGCGCGGCATCCACCACCGGCGCTTCTCGGGCGCGGCCACCCAGGCGTCCGGCGCGGCGTCGGCGGCGGGGCTCGGCCCGGCATAGGCGCCGACCTTCTGCGGCCGCTCGCTATAGCTCAGCTCGACCAAGTAGCCCGCGCCCGGCGTCTCGCGCACCGCCAGGCCCCCGTCCTGCAGCGTCTTCGCCATCGGACCGGCGCCCTGGCTCTCGGGCGCGAACGCCAGGCCGCGCGCGCGCAAATCCGGCCGCACGCCGCTCTCGACCACGTCGATTTTGTTGGAGACACATCCCGCCGCCAGCAAGGCGAGGACGCACGCGACAGGGACTCTCGTCATCTCGAGCCAGACTTGGACATGGCCCGAGTATGGTCATTTCACCAGATGAGTAAATCGTGCCGCCCCCGCCGCTTGCGACCCGCCCCCGCGCCGAACCTGCGCGGTCGCTGGCGCCCGCCATAGTAGTAGAGAAATCGCGCGCTAGCGACGGCTGTCTGCAAGTTACGGAATTTGCGAGGGTTACAACCCTTCCGGCAGCTGGAGACGGCGCTACGGCCCTGCTTCAAATCGTCGCCGAACTCAGCCTTAAGGTGAAATGTCCGGCGCGACCCGCGAACGCGCTCAACCTCGCCGCCGCCGCCCTGCAACCGCGTTCGGCCTGGGTGAACAGCGATCCTGAGGCGAAATCGGCCGGATTTTCGCTTCTCGGACGCTTACACGCACCGATTTATTCGCAGAACAAAGCTTTCGGACCGAGAGTATTCGAAAGTCGCAAAACGCGTTCGCTGAGCATGCTCGGCAATCGTCGGCCTGAGCACCAACAGTACTCTTTTCAAAGAAGAATTATGGGCCTTAACTTCCTTGAATCCAAAGCGAACCTCGGGGCCTTCACTCCGGCGGCGGACCTTTGGGTGAGGAGACCACCATGTCTGCTGAACTTTCTAACAAGACCCCCGATCCGATGGACGTGGCCCTCGGCGCCGCGGTCAGGATCCGTCGAAGGACGATCGGCATGTCGCAAGAGGCGCTTGCCGAACAGTGCGGCGTAAGCTTCCAGCAGATCCAGAAATACGAGAACGGCGCCAACCGGATCTCGTTCTCCCGGCTCGTTCAGATTGCGCGCGCGTTGCGATGCCGGGTTGTGGACCTGATGGACGTTCTGGACACCCCGGCCGGCGAAGGCGACGTCGACCTTCTCAGCCGGATGCGCACGCCAGGCGCGCTTGAGTTGTTGAGCGCCTTCGAGCGCCTGCCGCAGGAAGCCAGGTCCTCCCTGGTCAATCTCCTGCGGGTGATGACCGACCCCGAGGCCGGCCAGCGGGCGCGCCAGAAGGAAGTGGCCTGAACGAAACGAGCGCCGGCCCTCGCAGACCGGCGCTCGTCGTCTGAGTTTCTGTGTGGACGCTAGAGCGGCTTCAGGTCGACCGCCGCGATCTTGCCGCGCTCCTCCCGCTCGACGAACTCGAGCTTCTGGCCCTCGTTCAGGCTGCGCAGGCCCGCACGCTCGACCGCGGAGACGTGGACGAAGACGTCCTTGCCCCCATTATCCGGCTGGATGAAGCCGTAACCTTTGGTGGTGTTGAACCACTTGACCGTCCCGGTGGCCATAACGCTTTCGTCTCCCTGACTAGCGTTCCAAACAAGGCACGCTCGACGCGCGCCCTGAAACAATCTCAAGTCTGGGAAGGCTGGTTCGATCCGCAAGGGCGGGAAATGAACGTCTGCAGGCCCAAGTCCGGATTGCGGGCCAAATTTTTGCACACGGCCAGGCTGGGCGGTCAACAGAGAACGCCGGTCAATTTTCCGCCAGAACCTTGTCGATCAGGGCCTTGGCGTCCTTGCCGGACCAGTCGGCGTCGCCCGCCAGCCGGCCGCGCTCCACCCCGTCGGCGCCGTAGATGACCGTCGTCGGCATGCCCGCCGCCGGCGGCTTGAAGGCGAACGGCAGGGCCATCTTGGGGTCGTGATAGAAGGCCAGCGGCGCGTGCTTGGCGATGAAGGCGCGGGCCTTGTCGGCGTCCTGCGGGCGGTCGACGCTGATCGCCACCACCTGCACCGGCTTGCCCTCATAGCTGGCGGCCAGCTTGGCCAGGGTCGGCATTTCGATGACGCACGGGGCGCACCACGTGGCCCAGAGATTGACCACCGTCACCTGCCCTCGGAAATCGGCGATGCGCTTGGGCGCGCCATTGGCGTCGAGGAAACTCGCGGCCGGCGGAGAGGCGGCTTCCAGCGGAACTTCGAACTTGGCCATCTCGCCCTTGGCCAGCGACTTCAGGTCGGTTTCCCGCTGGGGGTTTATGGAAGCCTGGACGATGATGTAGACAACCGCGGCGACGCCAGCGACGGCGACGCCCCGAAGCGCCCATTTCAACGGGAAGGCCTTGGGTTCCCCAGCGGTTTTCTCGGCAGACTTCTCGTTCATATGACGCACTCTTCCTCGACTGGCGCCGGACACCCGGCGCAAGCGCCCCAAGACGGGGGCCAGGCCATGTGGGGCGGACGGTTCTCGTCCAAGCCGGCCGAATTGATGCAGGCGATCAACGTCTCCATCGGGTTCGACAAGCGGCTCGCGGCCCAGGACCTGGCCGGATCCCGCGCGCACGCGGCGATGTTGCTCAAGCAAGGCGTGATTTCAAGCGAGGACGAGGCCGCCATCCAGGGCGGGCTGCAAGCGATCGAGGCCGAGATCGCCGCCGGGACCTTCCCGTTCCGCGACGAATACGAAGACATCCACATGAACGTCGAGGCGCGGCTGCGCGAGCTGATCGGCCCGGCGGCCGGCCGGCTGCACACCGCCCGCTCGCGGAACGACCAGGTGGCGCTCGACTTCCGCCTCTGGGTCCGCGACGCCTGCGACCGCACCGTCCACCAGGTCCAGGCCCTGCAGCGCGCC
This region includes:
- a CDS encoding CHASE2 domain-containing protein, producing the protein MSARAGKLGVWSARRRVIAEWVLVALAVSAMVVALVLTRATERADNVVFDTVSGWGVRAPHEDIVVVAIDNRSLAELGRWPWPRARHQALLESLARYGPRAVAYDVLLVEPDLTPGADDALASALTAGPPVFLPLTFDVPGPDGAPYEVLAPIAPLAARAAGLGQVNVDFDSDGVIRRTYMVERDGARAWPHLMAFMQAAAEGTPRPASAGAAAGPARAPLLREAPLLVSFAGPPGHFRTVSFVDVVNGATPAEFLRDKLVLVGATADGLGDRYATPLSHRTEIMSGIELQANLLDTLLTGRAIAPAGPGRLLAFSLAPLVLALAGFLLLRPRANLLLGGALVAATIVASAVLLLQAQVWAPPTAALAGLILVYPLWSWRRLEATSAYMLQELRAFSQEPDLLSALAQRRGGPPTDVIDRQVALMHAAIDRARDLRRQVLDALQGLPDATLVTDLAGQVLIANREAEALFGDDPAGRPVAELIASLSPEAGALDLASQAADAELTIPDGRSFAIRRTPLSEAGGDQVGWIIRFTDVTALKDAGRQREHILELLTHDMRSPQVSILTLLGSSEAKAAVAAPVADRIAGYARRTLSLADNFVNLARAEADAYAAEVLDLGEVLLDAVDDLWPQSSARQIAVVAAETDGEVLVEGDRALLTRALINLVDNAIKYSPAGGRVDCAVRIEDGQAVCTVADQGEGMSPAQLANLFKRFHRVRPKGGERIDGVGLGLSFVHAVVQRHGGRIDCASTLGQGASFTVRLPLASA
- a CDS encoding helix-turn-helix domain-containing protein; the protein is MGEETTMSAELSNKTPDPMDVALGAAVRIRRRTIGMSQEALAEQCGVSFQQIQKYENGANRISFSRLVQIARALRCRVVDLMDVLDTPAGEGDVDLLSRMRTPGALELLSAFERLPQEARSSLVNLLRVMTDPEAGQRARQKEVA
- a CDS encoding cold-shock protein — encoded protein: MATGTVKWFNTTKGYGFIQPDNGGKDVFVHVSAVERAGLRSLNEGQKLEFVEREERGKIAAVDLKPL
- a CDS encoding TlpA disulfide reductase family protein, whose translation is MNEKSAEKTAGEPKAFPLKWALRGVAVAGVAAVVYIIVQASINPQRETDLKSLAKGEMAKFEVPLEAASPPAASFLDANGAPKRIADFRGQVTVVNLWATWCAPCVIEMPTLAKLAASYEGKPVQVVAISVDRPQDADKARAFIAKHAPLAFYHDPKMALPFAFKPPAAGMPTTVIYGADGVERGRLAGDADWSGKDAKALIDKVLAEN